The proteins below are encoded in one region of Ricinus communis isolate WT05 ecotype wild-type chromosome 6, ASM1957865v1, whole genome shotgun sequence:
- the LOC8268571 gene encoding probable acetyltransferase NATA1-like gives MAPVSATPFLSTLYTRVRLATPEDVPHIHKLIYKMADYYHLADTFEATESSLSAHLFKSPPFQSFTTFLAEVSTKPLPRIESPHFTPVERVVQIDRPVIDPDAETFKSTSGGDAVVVGFTLIFPNFSTFMGKPGFHLEDLFIREGHRGFGMGKLLLSAVASQTVKMGYGRVEWTVIDWNVRSHKFYERLGAKVLPDWRICRLSEENLEAYGDAKCHFNFDLN, from the coding sequence ATGGCTCCAGTTTCTGCCACTCCTTTCCTCTCCACACTCTACACAAGGGTTCGCCTGGCAACACCTGAGGATGTCCCTCACATCCACAAGCTCATCTACAAAATGGCTGATTACTATCACCTTGCTGACACCTTTGAAGCCACTGAATCTTCCCTTTCCGCCCATCTTTTCAAATCACCTCCTTTCCAATCTTTTACCACCTTTCTTGCTGAGGTTTCCACTAAACCTCTACCCAGAATTGAGTCCCCTCATTTCACGCCCGTTGAGCGCGTTGTCCAGATTGATCGTCCTGTAATCGACCCGGACGCTGAGACCTTCAAGAGTACAAGCGGTGGTGATGCTGTTGTCGTTGGGTTTACTCTGATTTTCCCCAACTTCTCGACGTTCATGGGAAAACCAGGGTTCCATTTGGAGGATTTGTTCATCAGAGAGGGTCACAGAGGGTTTGGAATGGGGAAGTTGCTGCTCTCCGCGGTGGCTTCTCAGACGGTGAAAATGGGGTATGGGAGAGTGGAGTGGACGGTGATCGACTGGAATGTGAGATCTCATAAGTTCTATGAGCGATTAGGTGCTAAAGTTTTGCCTGACTGGAGGATTTGCAGATTGAGCGAGGAGAATCTTGAAGCTTATGGTGATGCCAAAtgtcattttaattttgacttGAATTAA